acgctttttaaaagcgtcgttattttttaacgacgctttaaagcatcgtaaaattaaattataacggtgctttttagcgtcgttaatgacaacgcgtcctccactctaccaagacgctttttgAAACGTCGGCTGTTAGGATTTttgcgacgcttataagcgtcgttaaattgtgttttaacgacgcttaaaagcgtcgttagATGTATttctaacgacgctttaaagcgtcgcaaaattcaaatttaacggtgctttttagcatcgttaatgACTCCGCGACCTGCgctctaccaagacgcttttcgaagcgtcggattttttgtctttaacgacgcttataagcgtcgttaaagttattttaacgacgcttataagcatcgttaaagattttaagagaaaaaaaaatacaggttttatattccaaaaaaaaagaatacatacattcctgtacaaaattatatcaattattctaaCATAAACCTGtataatcaccaccattcacacctgtacaatcaccaccattcacaccaaaagcaaacttaaatagcaaatttaaccaaatcaaaagacattattttatataaataaaaataaagtactaatcgtccattacaatcaagagtaatataaataaatataagaatacaataaaaataaaataatatcaatatgtaggcggatggtcgtcgttgtctccacgtaacgtgccgctgtctcgacggatgcctgatgtgccaggagcctacaagaaacatatcaaaagcatgatttgcatatctataaataaaaatatataaatcattaaattaatataaaaatatatatttaataatatgtgtttacctgagatggaccatacatctctaataaagatgtaagccgatcaatctgtcccctcatggcctgcatctcggcacggctctgtcgcatctcctccatctcagcggcacgattctgtctaatctcctgtatctccacctcgagtctgcgaacgcgtgaatcctgagcatctactgcagcatgctgcgtatatctactaacctcagataactgagtgggggtgactcctactccataacccctcactcgaccgtagcgctctggtcccatcaactctgtgaacacctcggcctcgatacggctctgctgcgtagatgctgtggactcgtcgtcacgctctgcaatgagagatgtagccctctcctatatttattttgaaaacaagagttatacattaatagctaacaaaattaaatttaaatcattggaaaaaatagaatattaataatgccgtacatataaatctctcgactcatctcgaacaaaaataccatcctgatgagtatgagtcatccggtaaaactccacttgtccgggttccctcccatgctcatccacctacacaaataattttaattttaagcaaacagttataataatttaaaaaaatatatgagtatcatgatacagacatgatccacgatacataatgatattagttatataaatatttcaacataaaaattaaaagttaattatgaaagtttaaggaacatacaaactcctgtcggagtcgtgcataactcttcgaccccgatgtatgaggaacagactgagctgctcgtgcagctctaccaatagcagaataagtctgtaaaataaagtaaagaacttgttatatgtataatatataataaaaattaatatttttataaaatatttagaaaaaaaagataataagcagataatatacctgtgccctctcggagaaccaataatgaaccaactccatccactgatgagggggtacatcaggaggacaattcctagcaacctcctcctctgtcataccctgtctcatatagtccttcttcaattgtgctctatattctttccatttgcggttgagagacttcattacaaaatcatgagtggatggagggagaacaaacttgctctataaaaaaaaaagttaaatgaaataaattatataaatgattaacaattaatatacagtatgaacatcaattcattacctctataactcggaggagctcaactttgtacgttggaagcatgtcattccattttgcatagcccaacggacatagctgaggcctccgagcaacagtccctaaaaatgaagtcaataagcagacagctttcttaattggctgacctagctgattgcactccacaacaatcctctcgccctcacgcatctgccacacatcttgtactactgtgggtccgcatctggggcgtactctcccggatccgtctgtaaaaaatacataaaagtaactatatcataaatatacataaaataaaataaaaataaaattatatgaaagacaatatataccctgcacgtgtatctcatcatctggctgatgaacaggaggatcgtgctgtgctgatgatgaaggacagagCTCAGAATGCTGTgtagctgaactggcctcaggctgctgtgttgaagaagacgtaccggcctctgtctgtgaaaactggaactacacaccagcatatcgtcccctgcgacgcatgatgtcacctagcatttatataaataaaagatagaatcagttaatatatggagtaaaataatacaataattaatgcaaaatatatacatcataaataattattaccagtaacaatcaagcagtagtgtttccttcaaattctgttctaaccaacgtcgtcgtagcatttaaatcatcagctggcacaaaattgtagggcatacattgtgtataagtgtcatcgtcatcatcctccacttgatttcccatatcatataagtctctaggttttgttttgatgacagtaaaccaatctttatcttttccattcaaactacttttctccataccaaatttaatgaagtcataaactccatctaaatattctttactattccttgatttatttatccaacttttatccattgtaggataaaaatgaccgaacttgcaatttatctaaaaataaaaaaaattatacaatctatattaatgcaatgagtaaaaaatatcagtcatttcataaaatccaaaaaaataacatcTAGATAAAGTTTATATAGTAAatacttgctatcatcaactaataggtaaagaaggtcctatcccattcagaaaatgcattaattctataggtcaattacagaaatcaaatgatatgcaacaagagccgaaaaaaatttcgacagcattttcccttagttcttccgtataggaagaacaaaaagaaaataccatccgaaatttttttcgaaccctcagcataccatttgattatggtaatgacctatagaattactcacattttccaaactatccatactggacaatcaattgatcaatgtacataattcttttatccgtacaaaaataaataaatgtacggatacaatagaatatgtacattaatcaaaagatgggtctatgtttctatgaaatataattttttttaaaattaattcataattaacttgatttaatacctgatattaacttggggagtagtggacaaagaaacttggcccagcttaatccagatgcttagtcttcatcagtcacgaagataagaataacgtaggccacacgatatcagggtccagccacataacgagcgccacatgtcagataagcaatcaatcaggattcatgaaactatgaaattatccattcatcaaccatgtatcacaatcttaattaattgtactatatattttcgggtgaacctcatagagagatactaagagggtgtggttgtaaattgatctagctctatatcatttattttatgctatACATGTTTACCATATTTGATAATTTAGGAGAGGTGTGGATGAAGATGATCATGACTTATACGTTCGCTCTATAAGTACATATGAACCAACCATCATTcgatattagattttttatttgtttgtcattatctttaaaaaatctcAATATTATTCTGGTTATGTGCTATCATGTGCTGGTTTTCTGTTCTTTTTCACTCCTCTTTttagatcatgaaaaacttattacaCCAACCAGATAGTGACCTACTCAGTGTTTTATGTAGTTAAgccaatttttataattaattttctaaATCATGTCATTTTATCCTCTATCTAGGCCAAATAAAATCGAAATCTAATTAGCATATATTTAATTGGTGCTAGTTTTCTATATGTATATGATTAATTCTATCATTAAGAGCTATAATATATTAGCTTTGCTGGTTGGCACCACTCctgtgtataatattttttttatttttatatttttggtaagAGCTAGGTTGAAGTTCAAGTCCTGATGGTGGTGGCATATCTTCAAAAACTGATTCCTCCTTTGAACAATCTACTATTTtcactaaattataaatattttatcgctGCACAAAAATGATCATTACCACCGTCAACATGATCAGAAATAACAAATAATGGCGACATCATATACAGCTAATTttgtataattcaaaattttttgtgAGTGATAACTTTTGTGCATGTAgtattttttcctttttgactGATTATTtctgaataatttttttcataattacaGAATAGAATAtttttcccccttttataggactTGTCAAATTTATTaagaagcaatttttttttttttgattggaaaAAGACATGagcttttatccaaaaaaaattttttttttctactatcgtCTTTCTAACTTTCCTAAATTTCGAGGGGAGGTCAAATTTTAATATTCATGTTATTTCTATTTGATACATCAATGCAACTATAAATAGGTTAAGTAGGTCAGTAATTTAAATAGGTTGATCTCACCTATTTACTAAATAGATTAAGTGgattagatcagatcaattaTTTAGTAAGGTTTCATCTTTTCTTGACTCAACCTATTTAGACTGACCTATTTATGACCCAATCCGATACATTTGCTACCCCTACTCCAAACCATTTTGATGCTGTACCATCTCGCCATCAAAATCCTTCCAACACTATACTAGCTCACTATCAATCATCCTAATGGTATGCTTTTATATATGACTTTAAGCAGTGAGCGAAAtcttcaaccaatcaaaattggCAATCAACTAGGAACCACTATTGATCTTGTAGAGAGACCCACTCTATATTGGGCCGTATCTAATTTGAGCCATCATGGACCAGCCACTTGGACCATTAATCATGCATCGGGAATATGTGAATGGGGTggaagactcccaatgggagtcttcttcctccccaaATTTAGCAAGGATCAGAATGTTTAGGGCTTATCAGAGCTCTAGATCTCGGCTATAAACAGGCCGtccctcttcctttctttttaatCAATAAGGACAGATATTCCCAGAAAAAACTGCGAATAGTAGTACCTAAAATAGTATCAAATGGGTATGCATCAAACATAAACTCGATCAAAAAAAGAAGGAAATTCGAAGAAACCTCCAAGAAAAGACGTTCGTTCGGTAGAATCGAAACCAGAACAGATTGTCGAAAAAATGGAACAAGATGGAGTTCGTTCGGTAGAATCACCTGCGCTCGGATCAGGAGGAGAACCGAGCTCGCTATCCAAAGAGCTCCCTCGCCGCTCGCTTTCTTGGAGAAACCCTAACTCTTTCCAAGAAGCGATGAGCCGTGGGAGATAAAGGGGAGGTGTTCGAATGGGCGGTgaggcgtggacggcgggtgTGCGTGGACGGCGGATGCGGTGCCGGCGGAGGAATGGGTGGAAATTAAAggggcggcggtagatagattagggcacgggaggaTGGGGGTcttaaacgaacctaacgacgctttttagcgtcgttaaataatgacgtaaaaaagcgtcggtattttctttatttaacgacgcttttgctaaaagcgtcggtgTTGACAATGCTCAAtttttacgacgcttttaagcgtcgttaacacacgacgctttttaaaagcgtcggcaggtcagcgcaacctgccgatGCTTTCCAAAAGTGTCGGCAAAAAATGGTTGGTAAATGCCATTCTTCCTGTAGTGTCAGCCTTTGATCTCATAAATTTGCTTCCAGATCAaccaaaaattttattgtattttcAATTTTCTCTACTTCTTTAAAACAAAGCTTCACAATTTAATACCTTTTGCTCTTTGCTTATATTTATTAAGGTTTCACGGGGATCTCTTTATAGGATAATGAAGAGAGCTTTAGCCTCTTCCATCACCTATTATACACGATACTACTTCATAAATTGATGAGGAgagttattaataaattttaacatAGTTTAAGATAACAAATGTTATATATAGTGTATTATAAGCTTCATTGGCTTTCATATAATGGCATTAATATAcagataaattattaaattatgctACTATGGACATGATATAATGTTttctgaaaatataaaatgaatctAAGATAAGCGTAATAGGATACTAgcacaatttaaaaaaataatttttatgattttatacgGGAGATTAACTCAATTTCAAAGCTTTAACTTCATCCTAATCCTTTTTCATTGCCCCCACGGGGCCGACATTAAGGCCGCCCTCATCAACTCCACCATCAGCCACCACCTCACCTTCTCCAACACTGCTGCGCCCTCCAACCACGCTCCTAGCATCCAGAAGGGCAATACCATCCTTCTCTTCCTGAATTGCAGCCTTTATTCATCACCATCCTCGCCACTGGCACTGTGGTTAACAGCACCAACGTCCTCAACATCATTACCGACATAGCCATGCAGGATCATGATTTGAGAATCAAGCTCGCAATCGCCACCTTAGGGCTGGGGTGGCCCATAACACCGCCTCTGTTGGCATACCCACTCTTTCAACCACCATCTTGGTGGCGGCGTGCAAATCAGATGTCAGTGGAGAACCTGTTAGAGGGCGGCGGCAGAAAGCTTAGGCTATGGAGTATAaagcatgtttttttttttttttttgtaaagagtGGAATATTCATATAATTCTTGTATGAATATActtaaaaagatcaaaaaatacaAAATGCGTTTGAGAGATGGTGGGGCCAACCGCAAGTCCGTCCATAGAGCATGTTTGAAGAACAAGATTTCAGAGAGCTTGTGCGCGTAAACTTTTTATGCAAAAGTAAGTCTGGATAGGAAAACATAAGCATCTGCACCTGAGCTGGCTACTTGAAAAAGCCATTCGCTTGAATGAAAAAACAAGTTGtttaccaaaaataaaaaaataaaaaaaaacaaagtAGCACAAGGCGCACGAGCGCATGCCACAAAATTTATATGCGGATGTAAATATAAAAAGGTGCTCATAAAAGTTCTATGCAGAAGTAAATCCGCGTGGAACTAAATATACGGTAATGGAAAAGTTCCTACTTTTAACTTGATGACTTTGAAATACAGAGTTTTACCATGGtacttttattatactattttagtataaataatatttaagatatgatatattattattttttatatattttattattttttaaaaaataatattttattatttttctcttttcttcttccctcttTCGTCTATGCCTTGTCCATGCCCGCCCTCCCCGCAAGCGCCACCTATGGCTCCTCCGTCCTCTTCCCCCCTCCCCACGCTACCACCGCTGGCCACCCCCCCTCTGCGCTACCACCACCAGCCCGCCCCCCTTAGGTGATGGCCAGTggctcctccttcctcttccccCCATCCCCGCGCTACCACCCCACCCCCCAACCACGCGATGGTCCACAGCTTCTCCACTCCACTGCTCTCCCCCTACCACGCCATCCCCACCCCCCACACCCCCTCCTGTGATGGCCCGTGGCTTCTCTGCACCACCGCCATCCTCCTCCATCCTCATCCTCCCCTTCGGTGGCGATGGTCTGTGGCTTCTACATGCCACCGCCCTCTCCCCACCGCACCGCActgtcatgccccgaacccaacatccggattggatacgtgatggccgcacactccttagagcaagccctaaagaatatgcaaggtcaaattaaatcattacaaccttatcaaccatactatttaatttcaataataattaataaaacttgcataattacaattaacattccttcaatcctctgatcaggtatcaacggtactctatctatgcatccgctcactcacaaatccatactatagccaaccatggacatcttgtaactctgagaagaaaagaaatatgaaggggtgtgagctttacagtccagtaagaatttccatatcacaccaatataataatataatctaaaaataaagataagaaataacacataaaagccgaTATTCACTgttcagaatactgcaaacatttataaattatctgttttatcaaaagagatgcattatcatatgttaataagtgaaacaattttattcaacgattgtttcatgtcttatctttctattttcttctattatcacatcgtctttaatccttttctttttggctttggctttggactaccaggatcatgcgacgatcttttattcagatcgatttctatgatctttctcggatcgaaatattcatgatctttctcggatctaagtagccatgatctttctcgaatcaaatcattcatgatctttctcggatcagattcttccacacatatgCCTGTAGGGGctgttccaggcataagctcctggcaggctattccacatgataaggccagtccaaaccatatttttttttctttttattttcatgaaattataatatttgatttcattaatcaattcaaattttgcagtgtaataaatatgtcatacccatataatcatgccatcaatcactgatacatatgcattgatataacatactcatgctcaaaatcatataaataaataacagtgtctcagatataacaaattcatcgatctcaaatccaacgatgcaaaatcaatgagataaaaccaacgataaaataatatatataatgatgatcatgtacagggattcttacctttatcggtgactgatccaagcacagaaatcaatatttttttttgatttatgaatttttttaacaaaatattccactcgatatcatatgcagacaatcatctcttcataaccctaatcaaatataaaaatcatatatggagaaaattatccgataatcaagcCTAATAACACAAATATAGGACCTCTCTcaagattaaccaaaattaggatttgtctaagtatctgaatcctccactgatccataagacttctagagagagaaaattcatgaagagagagaaaattctagagaaaaaagtagagagagaaagtggggagagaatcttcgtatcctttcgatgaggcaatcatggtcgagatcatcagaggtcatatcaggatgactcaatatggattaaccatgattgatgttatcaatttcgaataaagatcggatcggaatctaatctactatacgaatttcggagcaatcttaggtcatcatattttcatatcaattttatcctaggattcgtgatgaaatcagagagagaaagatactgagagataaaatccataaagagagagaaagatctagagaaagaaaatatagagagaatgtagagagaggagagaggaaagagagagaaaggagggagaggagagagagaaaatttctctctcttttttattttattttatttttatttttctctttctctttttctttttctttttctctttttcttttctttttcttctttcttcttctttttttttttttttttcttttcttcccacgacctcccttgggccgaaacaggggacggacGAGGGGGCTCCAGCGAGGGTGATGGCTTCGTCGGAGGTCtggcagcaggtggaggcggcggtggagcaaAGGATGGCTAGCGATGAGGTTCGACCGACAGGAGATTTAAAGGATTTGAAAAATAGGAGATccccctcttttctttttattttctgatcattggccggtcaccgacggccaagaccttcaaggaagagagataaagggatgaggatcctatcctagggatgagacgcCGCAATCGATGGcaccggtggccgaaaaagagaggaaagggtccgccgaaacagagcaaaataggattcacccttttcatggatttttcgacgatcctgaaggccggcgagggtgcacgaagccatgaaaaggaggggaaggaagagaggaaggaggagaagggcttacctcaagctttAACAGCGTCGTCGGCTCCAATTTTTGGTGAGCACGAGTACGGGAGGCCTTGACTTCAATTggagaaaacaaggagaaaggagagagagagatcggtgatcatcgtgggttgtttaggagggagagaggggggtcttatagagtggaggggaggtcgaatcctccTCGGATTCGACTTCTCCTCCGATGATTTGGGTGGAAAAAGACTCCtagcgggagtcttcttcgttccaattttttttatatgggctttgggcttttgggcttggtccagggcccaaatgggTCTGGTGTTATATTCTCCCCcctttcaaataattttatcttcaaaattaagttatgtcgttcgagatacatatttcaaagtatacattcttcatgtcattctcaagcttacgataatgtcttatatattatttatttctcatgatcttgttataacaaaaattatttgaaattttaaattcatctcctcttattgatttctcaactttttgaagaactgtaatattttggacttgtattaatataccaccgttatttgtcttaTACATTTCacttgaaattcataattatctcagactatccttgatagaaaaataaataaaggtcaaacatcgagcactcttcacaatcatcgatttctttcttctcttgaccttccaacaaattttatatgtagactctcatcttaagaaaacctcaatcttctaaatcaatccaagtaacaatattaaatttaaaaaaaaatatgagatctatgtcaggatattttaagtttgaactaatatcagaactatcaagctgttaataaacttgagatatctagaattttttggtattatctacaatgaagcaacctactgacaaaaattatccggctatgatcagattagatcaaaatttatagcatcctttcattatcaataaaatccttccttatttgcaactaatatatttcatcataatatcttttgatttaaaagattaatatttctaatcaatttaatccaccgtgcttttgctgcgcactctgatcttaatttatcaaattatataagtctatcaaagataaaaatatccttatatgttagatcaatccaggatagatccaaccttcaaatttcatataagacttagggcaaaattttaagtttctttatctttactacctttgggtatagcatataaaaattaaatcttgatctactttctatgtttgaaatcattgcataagtttcatcactcttcaagaatccaacatgtctagaatcaattagagttaactttagatttatcttacaatcatttagataatttttaaatcaattttttttttaaaagaattaattctaacttgacaaactaaaagaactcaagccaacatccttaagtagaatcaacttgattatttcttaaagagctcccttcatcacaacccttaatattaatcaataaatccatacaaaatcttgtcccatGTATAAGTCATTcgaaatttaacactagcaagatatcttagttcaatttaaaaaaaatctaaattttgacttgaataattaatacacttcatcatctttaacaatcacaagaaaaattaaaaaaaaaattaatccacagatagtaatacgaattattaaagatttcatcataacctgtatatcatactctaacaaaataaattttcttctttaatttaacaataatatcaaaatacttttgatccacttaaaaaagtaaacttttgacttgaaattcaatgcaacttgaaagatcaaggaattatattcagaatatgatattttgagtaaccaaagatttcatcaagatgtatatctcatattctcataataaaattcaagtatagtttttttcatctaagattgagtttcatatataatcctcttatagattcaatgctcaaaaatatttctctctcatatgatgaaatttcttcttagaccatatcctaacttccttctgataaatttaaaatttgtaatgctcagataattaacatcaaattcagaaaagttatcatgatttcctttcatataagtttaacatttcaaaatcatcgagtatactcaacataacatatcaatacctcccgcttccttccagagtcaactcttcttatattcaggccaacctactaattaaaatccaagatataactcgtcaattctattatagatatcatatgccacttatgcataaatttcatcttaatatctattgattcaaaatctaaatattgaatcttctcttttatatctatcatgttcctcatgatcataacctaagttcagatatcactaaaattataattctaaataattatagccttaaactcaaatactatttaaatcatattttctagtgatcataacctaaattctaatatcattctatcatacctttaatgatcataatcttaaactctgatattatcaatcatactctattgattataatcccaaagttttgatatcacttatatgacaatccctagtgaccttaaacctgagctctagtactgttctatcatattctctgatatcactctgtcacatcctattgatcatgcataaaattttgatatcacttcataatccctagtgacttaaacttaagctctaatatcattttatcaaatcttaatcacttatatcataatccccaatgatcataacctaagctctgttattactctgtaatatttaaatcacttatattataatccttaatgatcataatctgagctctgataccactttatcaCGCtctgaacccaacatccggatcggatacgtgatgaccgcacactccttagagcaagccctaaagaatatgcaaggccaaattaaatcattacaaccttttcaaccataatatttaatttcaataataattcataaaacttgcataattacaattaatattccttcaatcctctgatcaggtatc
The DNA window shown above is from Elaeis guineensis isolate ETL-2024a chromosome 8, EG11, whole genome shotgun sequence and carries:
- the LOC140851173 gene encoding uncharacterized protein, with translation MTVRCGGERAVACRSHRPSPPKGRMRMEEDGGGAEKPRAITGGGVGGGDGVVGGEQWSGEAVDHRVVGGWGGTVARRPQLCPLGYAKWNDMLPTYKVELLRVIESKFVLPPSTHDFVMKSLNRKWKEYRAQLKKDYMRQGMTEEEVARNCPPDVPPHQWMELVHYWFSERAQTYSAIGRAARAAQSVPHTSGSKSYARLRQEFVDEHGREPGQVEFYRMTHTHQDGIFVRDESRDLYERATSLIAERDDESTASTQQSRIEAEVFTELMGPERYGRVRGYGVGVTPTQLSEVSRYTQHAAVDAQDSRVRRLEVEIQEIRQNRAAEMEEMRQSRAEMQAMRGQIDRLTSLLEMYGPSQVNTYY